TCACCCCAAGCCGTTGCAAGATACGTCCGAAATAAGAAGCCTGTCTGGCAGAGAATGTCATCTTACTTGCTTTCTGAATCCGTCGCAGGATGTCGATAGCCAACAGCCATTCACCTTCCTCCTCTTCTTCTGCCCCACGATAATAAACCATAAACAGCTGTTCAATAGCGGGTGATTGTTCAAACTCACGATTGCTTTCCGTCATGATAGCCTCTTCTTCGGAGTCAAACCAATAACGTTCGTTATGATAAAGCAGTTCCAACGCCTGTGCATACAATTGTTCATAATCAATGGGACGCGACACATCTATGCCTCCCGTCATGTAAATGCCGATGAAACGACGGCTACCGGAAGTATCTGTCAACAAATCCCGATGATTGCTCGTAGCGATGAACGAAGCATACCGGCGAAGTTCTTCCACCGCCGAAGCATTCGGACGGCGCGTGTTCACCACCGGTTTTTGCAGAATATGCTTCAGAAAAGCCTGCTGGGTGGGACTTATCTGGTCGAATTCATCCATATTAATAAGCAAAAAGCGATTCAGATACAACTCCGCATCCCGCTTCCGACTGAAATCAATGCTGTCCGTATAGTACGCCTGTAAAGCAGGAGGAAGAAGCATTCTGCAAAAAGTGGACTTCCGGTATGCCTGCGGACCAATCAGCAAAGGCGAAGTGCTGTTCGCATGTCTTTTATCCATCCCTATCCAATGGGCAGTCATGCTCAGGAACCATCGCCGGAACAACGGTGCCCAGTGCGGATTATCACAGGGAACGCGGTTAGCCAGTTCCAGAATCCGGTCTTTACCATCCCAGCGAGGCAAGTGGTACAAGAAATCCTCCACAGGATGATAGATAGGCACATGGTCGGAATCCAGATAACGGATGACATCCCTGTCCCACATTTTCACTCCTTCACACATGGCGTTCATCGTAATACTCGCCAATACCCGCTTGTCTACCGGGCGAAAATAGAAGTTGAAACTATGCCGTTCGCGATATTCCACCTCCGTGGTCAACGCATTGTATCGGAATTCATAACGACGCTTCATAAATTCATCCATCTGCATGGCGAAAAGCTGTTCGGCCGTCAAACTGCTCTTCTTTCCGAATCCTTTGGCGGTCCGGTATACACTTTTCACCGTTTCGCGAATCAGCAACTCGTCCGAAGGGAGCCTGTAATGCGCCTTCGTCCACCGCACGGTATCTTCTTCGGGAATACCCGCCCGGAAGCAATGCTCCGCCAGACACACCAGCAACGGTTGTATATCGTCTCCCTCCCGATATCCGTCCAGTTCCTCAAGCGCCCTGTTGAATGCAGCGGAGAAAAGCACCGACAACGCTTCATAGTTCTCATATCCGGGCGCCATTCGTTGCAAAGGAGAATCGGTTTCCCGCGTTCGCCTGATGAAAGCCGTTTCGGAGGGAAGACTGACGGGCTGCTTCATATAAATGGGCATCGCTTCCGGATTGAAATAAAGTTCGGGATCATACGTCAACCGACAATATTGTTCGAGCAACGGTTCTTTCAGTTCAATATCAAAAGGCAGTTGCGGCTGATAATATTTCACGGCCGTCTGA
The nucleotide sequence above comes from Bacteroides caccae. Encoded proteins:
- a CDS encoding BT4734/BF3469 family protein, whose protein sequence is MKITLVRDDGKVNTLRTLKIELLLEQMKTEVKAQPVSKMREALRYTLPGNSIEGVRKVPKVIPAAAFVRKEGVMTLNEYNGIVMMEVNHLSGRTEADEIKELVKEFPQTFLAFTGSSGKSVKIWVRFTYPDDRLPVSREQVELFHAHAYQTAVKYYQPQLPFDIELKEPLLEQYCRLTYDPELYFNPEAMPIYMKQPVSLPSETAFIRRTRETDSPLQRMAPGYENYEALSVLFSAAFNRALEELDGYREGDDIQPLLVCLAEHCFRAGIPEEDTVRWTKAHYRLPSDELLIRETVKSVYRTAKGFGKKSSLTAEQLFAMQMDEFMKRRYEFRYNALTTEVEYRERHSFNFYFRPVDKRVLASITMNAMCEGVKMWDRDVIRYLDSDHVPIYHPVEDFLYHLPRWDGKDRILELANRVPCDNPHWAPLFRRWFLSMTAHWIGMDKRHANSTSPLLIGPQAYRKSTFCRMLLPPALQAYYTDSIDFSRKRDAELYLNRFLLINMDEFDQISPTQQAFLKHILQKPVVNTRRPNASAVEELRRYASFIATSNHRDLLTDTSGSRRFIGIYMTGGIDVSRPIDYEQLYAQALELLYHNERYWFDSEEEAIMTESNREFEQSPAIEQLFMVYYRGAEEEEEGEWLLAIDILRRIQKASKMTFSARQASYFGRILQRLGVKSRRKTYGTYYHVVPLEVK